From the Prochlorococcus sp. MIT 1223 genome, the window TATTTGATCTCCTTCTTCTAATACATCAAGAACTTTCATACCTTTAATTATTTGCCCAAAAACAGCATATCTGCCATCAAGGACTTCCAATAATTTCAATGAGATAAAAAACTGTGAGCTTGCCGAATTAATATTTTCTGATCTTGCCATTGAGATTGAGCCTTTCTGATGTTTTAGCTTTATATTTGATATTTGATTTGCGTCAACTATTGATTTACCGTATCTAGGGCTTTCCTCATTTTCTAATTTAATTTCAATTGGAATAAATCTAACCTGACCATTAATAGGATTAATATAATTATCCTTCGCATAAGATATATTTTTATTATCAGAGCTTTTATAATTTAGCATACCACCTTTGATTACAAAAGGTATTGGTTCTTTTATTGCGCCATGAAAGGTGGTTTCATTATATAATCCTTTATTTACTAAATCCAAGAAATTCCCAACTGTTAGAGGAGCTGATCTTCCATCAAGTAAAAATGTAATTATGCCCTTATTTGTATATATTTCGACAATCTCTTCATTACCTATACATTTAAAAGGAACGGTTCTACATACTTCATAAGAAGTAATTTTATCATTACATCCAAGCAATAATAATAATGTACTTAAATATAATAAATTAAAAAATTTCAAAATAAAAGCAACCCTAATTAGGCTTAATCGAATTATTAAATCTTAAACTCCTTCTAGATTAACGCTTAAAAACTTAGCAATTCTTGCTCCTTCTTCTTCTAATTCTAAAAGTGGCTGGGGTGATCCAACTTTTGATATTGGCAAATCTTTCTTAGACTGAATTCTTAAACAAAGTCTTCTTCTTGAATTAAAACCTTCTCTAGCGTCTAATTTAACTGCTTTTATTTGATTTAATGGTATGTCTATATCTATTTTATTGAAAAAGCCTTGTCTAGTTATCTTTAAAAGTCCAGAATTTTTATCAAATGAATTTTGCCCAGAACCATAATCAATAGAAATCATTCTCCAAAGATATACCGACAAAGCAGAAGCAAGAATTCCATAAATCCCCATTACCAGTCCTTGAGGTACAAATATCAAAGTTGAGGGCTTACCTAGAGGTAAAAAATCTTTTCCCAAATAACTTGAAAAAGCTGCAAGCAAAAAACCTATTCCTCCTATTGTCACCATTGAACCAATTAAGTAATTGGACAATTTACGTGAACCCTTAATTTCTTGAACAAAAAGTGTTTCAGGAGTCCCTTTATTGGGGATTGGAGACAGATCAGCCGACATGACTTCTTACAACTGACATTAATTGTGTATTAAAAGTGGTCAGAAAGCACTTATTTCTGTCAGAAATACTAAATACCAATACAAGCAGTTTCATATAAGCGCAATATTTCCCCAAATATCCCTTTAACCTTGTTAAACTCGCCCCGTATCCCAAAGTTCAGCAACGTTCACTCATGACGATCGCTGTTGGAAGCGCACCAGAAAGAGGATGGTTTGACCTCCTCGACGACTGGATAAAGCGTGACCGATTCGTATTTATTGGATGGTCTGGTCTCCTGCTATTCCCTTGTGCCTTCTTGGCAATAGGCGGATGGTTTGTTGGCACAACCTTCGTTACCTCCTGGTACACCCATGGTGTTGCCAGCTCCTACTTAGAAGGCTGCAATTTCCTAACCGCAGCTGTTAGTACCCCTGGAGATGCCATGGGTCACAGTCTTCTTTTCCTTTGGGGGCCAGAAGCCCAAGGAAGCTTAGTTAGATGGTTCCAACTAGGTGGTCTATGGAATTTCGTGGCTCTTCACGGTGCATTTGGCCTTATAGGCTTCATGCTTCGTCAATTTGAAATTGCAAGGCTAGTTGGTATTCGTCCTTACAACGCACTCGCATTTTCTGCTGTTATTGCTGTTTATACAGCTTGCTTCCTTATATACCCATTAGGTCAGCACAGCTGGTTTTTTGCGCCATCATTTGGAGTTGCAGCTATTTTCCGCTTTGTCTTGTTTATTCAAGGCTTCCATAACATCACTTTGAATCCATTTCACATGATGGGAGTGGGCGGAATTCTTGGAGGAGCACTTCTTTGTGCAATTCATGGAGCGACGGTTCAAAACACTCTCTATGAAGATTCAAGTCAATACTCTGATGGGAAAAAGCAAAGCAGTACCTTTAGAGCCTTTGATCCAGTTCAAGAAGAGGAAACTTATTCCTTTATTACTGCAAACCGTTTCTGGAGCCAAATTTTTGGAATTGCTTTCTCCAATAAGCGTTTCCTTCATTTCATGATGCTTTTTGTACCTGTAACAGGTATGTGGGCAGCTTCAATTGGTATTGTTGGTCTTGCACTCAACTTGAGGGCATATGACTTTGTTAGTCAGGAAATCCGCGCTGCAGAAGACCCTGAATTCGAAACGTTTTACACCAAAAACATACTTTTAAACGAAGGTATGCGCGCATGGTTGTCTTCTATTGACCAACCACACGAAAACTTTGTATTCCCAGAGGAGGTACTCCCACGTGGAAACGCCCTTTAATAACCTTTTAAAGGCTCCAAATCAAAGTATTGATGAAACAGGGTATGCCTGGTATGTAGGTAATGCTCGTTTAATCAATCTTTCTGGACGCCTTCTAGGTGCTCACATTGCACATGCTGGCCTAATAGTTTTCTGGGCAGGGGCAATGATGCTTTTCGAGGTGAGTCATTTCACTTTCGACAAGCCAATGTGGGAGCAAGGTCTAATTTGTATGCCTCATGTAGCAATGTTTGGCTATGGCATAGGACCTGGTGGAGAAGTCACAGATATATTTCCTTTCTTTGCAGCTGGAGTTGTACACCTAATTGCCTCGGCAATATTAGGTTTTGGAGGAATATTCCATTCTCTTGCTGGTCCTGAGAAACTAGAAGAAGCTTTCCCATTCTTTTCTACTGACTGGAGAGATAAGAATCAGATGACCAATATTCTTGGTTTCCATCTGATTGTTCTTGGGGTAGGTTCTCTTCTCTGGTCTATTAACTGGATGTATTTGGGTGGCGCTTATGACACCTGGGCTCCAGGCGGAGGAGAAGTAAGACTAATAAATCCAACCCTTGATCCAAGAATAATTTTTGGATATCTATTCCAAACCCCTTGGGGTGGAGGTGGATGGATGGTTGGAGTCAATTCAATGGAAGATATTGTTGGTGGTCACATTTACGTTGGTGTCATCGAAGTAATTGGTGGATTATTCCATGTATTTACTAGTCCATTTGGATGGGCTAGAAGAGCATTCATCTGGAATGGTGAAGGCCTTCTAAGTTATGCTCTTGGCGGAATTTGTGTTGCTAGTTTTGTAGCTTCATGTTTCGTATGGTTTAACAACACTGCCTACCCATCTGAGTTTTATGGCCCAACTAATGCTGAAGCATCACAAGCCCAAAGCTTTACTTTCTTAGTTCGCGACCAAAGAATTGGAGCAAATGTTGGCACAACAATGGGACCAACAGGACTTGGTAAGTATCTAATGCGCTCACCTACTGGAGAAATTATCTTTGGTGGAGAAACAATGAGATTCTGGGATTTCAGAGGACCATGGCTTGAGCCATTAAGAGGACCCAACGGTTTAAGTCTTGACAAGATTCAGAATGATATTCAACCTTGGCAAGTTCGCCGAGCTGCTGAATATATGACTCATGCTCCTAATGCTTCTATCAACTCTGTTGGAGGAATTATTACTGAGCCTAATGCAGTTAATTTTGTAAATCTTCGTCAATGGCTTGCTGCCGCACAATTCTTCCTTGGATGGTTTACATTCATTGGACATTTATGGCATGCAGGTAGAGCAAGAGCTGCTGCTGCTGGTTTTGAGAAGGGAATCGACCGCAAAACCGAACCTGCTCTTTCAATGCCTGACTTGGATTAAAGATAGTCCTTTTTGGGATATAGAAAAAAGCCCTCATTATTTGAGGGCTTTTTCATTGGGTACAAACCTTTAATAATCCTATTTTCTTTAAATTATTCCTTAGCCAAGGCAAACTCAATCCAATTACATTGCTATAACAGCCATTTATTCTATTGATAAATAATCCTCCCATCCCTTCAAGATTGAAAGATCCTGCACATTTTATAGGTTCTCCGGAATTAATATATCTCCAAATTTCTTCAGAGCTAATTTCTCCAAATTCAATTTGAGTAGAAACAACCTCTCTAATACATCCATTAAAAAGGATATTTCCCTCATTTTGAGTACAGGCAGATGAATCAGTAAAGAGTAAACAATGACCAGTATGAAGATAACCAATAGAAGAAGACATTTTTTTTAATCTTTCAAATGCCTCTAATGAATTCTTAGGCTTTCCAAAAACTTCACCTCCTAGTTCAAATAAAGAATCACAACCCAGAATGACAGAGACATCCATTGATTCATTATCACCTTTTTCCTTATTTAATAACTTAGAAGATACAGATTTCGCTTTCTCTAGAGATAGTCTTTCAATTAAGCTCTTAACGCTATCTTCCTTAAAACTTTCTTCGTCAACATCACTTATCATAATCTGATAAGAGATACCAGCTTTATCAAGTAATATGCTTCTTGGTTTAGAAGCAGAGGCTAGCATTAGCACGTAAAAGAAAAATGGTTTAAATTGATATAAGATTGACACTTTAAAGTACCTGTAAGCAAATATATTTATAAAAAGGAAAATGCAGCAATCAATTAAAAATCAAATAAAGAGATCAGAAAGAGCTATAAAATGCCTTAATTTCAAGTCAAAGTTTTATAAAGACGCACAATTGTCAGGAATAAGTGCAGAAGAAGTATTTGAAATGAAGAGTGATTATTTATCAACATCATTATCTTCTTTAAGTTTTAAAAGGCCTGAGAAAATAGAATCAGATTTTATATGGTTAATCACAATAGGAATACTCAGGAGAGAAGTTGATGGTCAAGGGCTTACTTCTAAGGTTCGATTAACGCCTCTCGGACGAGAAATAATTGAAAACTTTCCACATTTAGCGGATCAAAAGGCATTGCTAATTGAAAGGATTACTGAATGTATTTTCCGGAAAATAAGGCTTAAGTAATTTTGAATCAATCAAACCCTTTAATGATTCTAGGCACATCCAGTGGGGCTGGAAAATCTCTTATGACAGCTGCAATATGCAGAGTATTGCTTCGAAGGGGGCAAGAGCCTGTTCCATTTAAAGGACAAAACATGAGTAATAACGCTTGGGTAGACAAGAACGGAGGAGAAATGGCCTATTCACAAGTAGTTCAAGCCTGGGCTTCAGGCATCGAACCACTTTCCTCAATGAATCCTGTTCTCTTAAAACCTAAAGGGAATGAAACAAGTGAAGTCATTCACCTTGGTAAAAGTGTAGGAATTGCAAAAGCTGAAAAATATTACGAAGATTGGTTTGATTTAGGATGGGCCGCAATTAAGAACGGGCTAAAACAGCTTAAGGATTTAAATAAAAATGCAAGATTCGTACTAGAAGGAGCTGGAAGTCCGGTAGAGGTTAACCTTCAACATAGAGACTTAACTAATCTACGTCTGGCTAAATTAATTAAGGCAGATTGCTTATTAGTCGCTGATATAGAGAGAGGAGGCGTATTTGCACAAATAATTGGTACCCTTTCACTACTTACGCCATCAGAACGTTCACTCATAAAGGGTATTATTATTAATCGCTTTAGGGGAAACCTATCTCTTTTCAATTCTGGAAAAAAATGGCTAGAGATTAATACAGGCATACCGGTTCTTGGAATCATGCCTTGGTTGAATGAGGTCTTTCCGCCAGAAGACTCTCTGGATTTACTCGAAAGAAAAAATAGTAAGCAATTTGCCGAAATTGAAATAGCAGTATTAAAACTTCCTTCTATTAGTAATTTCTCAGACTTAGATCCACTTGAAAGTGAGGAAAGCGTTAATTTGAAATGGTTAAATCTAAGTCAAGAAATAGGGGCCCCTGATGTATTAATTATTCCAGGAAGTAAGCAAACATTAAAAGATCTAGAACACATAAAGAAAAGTGGAATGGATAAAAAGATAAAAGAATTTACCGAAAGCAATGGGAGTATTTTTGGGATTTGCGGCGGCTTACAGATGCTTGGAAGAAGTCTTAAAGACCCTATGAAAATAGAAGGGCTAAATGAAGAAAGTCAAAGTGAAGTAGAGGGTCTTAATTTATTGCCTATTAAAACTGTATTTTCAAATAAAAAAAATTTATTACAACGAAAAATTAAAAGTTTATGGCCTGTCAAATCCGAAATAGAAGGATTTGAGATACATCATGGGAATAGTTCATTAATTAAAAATTCAGATATAGAATGTGGCAATATTTTTGAAGACAAAAAGATAGGTTGGTTCCTTAACAAGAAAGCAGGTGGTAGCATAGCTGGAACTTACATTCATGGGATTTTTGATAATGGAATTTGGCGTAGAGCATGGATAAATAGATTACGGAAAGATAAAGGTTTAAATGATTTAATTACCATAAAAGAAAACTATATTGTAAAGAGAGAACTAATTATAGATAGACTGGCTGATCAATTTGAAAAGCATATAAATACGGAAATTTTATTTTAAAGCTGTCTTTATTGCTTCAAAATAAAATATATAATCTATTAATTAAATTATAAGTTTATTATTATGTATATAGTTAATACTATAAGTGAATATTTCTATAATTTTGATATATTATTCCATTGATAAAAGAACAAACAAGGAAGGAGTGGATGATCCCAGAAGAAAGCATAATAACAGCATAAGAGTAGTTGATATTTTCAGTCATTTGACAACTACTAAATATGCTCACTTAATTTTTATCAACAAAGCCTAATAGGAAATTCTTTTAAACTGGTAAGAGGGCTCATTTAAGAAGTGACGGATCCAAAATCAGAAAAGTGAATAATTTCCATCCCGACTACCCCTTAGGAACTAAAAATAACTTTAAAACATAAAAAAGTAGATTCCACCCTTTGATACTATTAAAGTGATTAAGTTTTAAGTCATCTTGTTAATGTCAACACT encodes:
- a CDS encoding peptidylprolyl isomerase; the protein is MLGCNDKITSYEVCRTVPFKCIGNEEIVEIYTNKGIITFLLDGRSAPLTVGNFLDLVNKGLYNETTFHGAIKEPIPFVIKGGMLNYKSSDNKNISYAKDNYINPINGQVRFIPIEIKLENEESPRYGKSIVDANQISNIKLKHQKGSISMARSENINSASSQFFISLKLLEVLDGRYAVFGQIIKGMKVLDVLEEGDQIYKVVHLNN
- a CDS encoding photosystem I assembly protein Ycf4 gives rise to the protein MSADLSPIPNKGTPETLFVQEIKGSRKLSNYLIGSMVTIGGIGFLLAAFSSYLGKDFLPLGKPSTLIFVPQGLVMGIYGILASALSVYLWRMISIDYGSGQNSFDKNSGLLKITRQGFFNKIDIDIPLNQIKAVKLDAREGFNSRRRLCLRIQSKKDLPISKVGSPQPLLELEEEGARIAKFLSVNLEGV
- the psbD gene encoding photosystem II D2 protein (photosystem q(a) protein), which codes for MTIAVGSAPERGWFDLLDDWIKRDRFVFIGWSGLLLFPCAFLAIGGWFVGTTFVTSWYTHGVASSYLEGCNFLTAAVSTPGDAMGHSLLFLWGPEAQGSLVRWFQLGGLWNFVALHGAFGLIGFMLRQFEIARLVGIRPYNALAFSAVIAVYTACFLIYPLGQHSWFFAPSFGVAAIFRFVLFIQGFHNITLNPFHMMGVGGILGGALLCAIHGATVQNTLYEDSSQYSDGKKQSSTFRAFDPVQEEETYSFITANRFWSQIFGIAFSNKRFLHFMMLFVPVTGMWAASIGIVGLALNLRAYDFVSQEIRAAEDPEFETFYTKNILLNEGMRAWLSSIDQPHENFVFPEEVLPRGNAL
- the psbC gene encoding photosystem II reaction center protein CP43, whose amino-acid sequence is METPFNNLLKAPNQSIDETGYAWYVGNARLINLSGRLLGAHIAHAGLIVFWAGAMMLFEVSHFTFDKPMWEQGLICMPHVAMFGYGIGPGGEVTDIFPFFAAGVVHLIASAILGFGGIFHSLAGPEKLEEAFPFFSTDWRDKNQMTNILGFHLIVLGVGSLLWSINWMYLGGAYDTWAPGGGEVRLINPTLDPRIIFGYLFQTPWGGGGWMVGVNSMEDIVGGHIYVGVIEVIGGLFHVFTSPFGWARRAFIWNGEGLLSYALGGICVASFVASCFVWFNNTAYPSEFYGPTNAEASQAQSFTFLVRDQRIGANVGTTMGPTGLGKYLMRSPTGEIIFGGETMRFWDFRGPWLEPLRGPNGLSLDKIQNDIQPWQVRRAAEYMTHAPNASINSVGGIITEPNAVNFVNLRQWLAAAQFFLGWFTFIGHLWHAGRARAAAAGFEKGIDRKTEPALSMPDLD
- a CDS encoding nucleoside triphosphate pyrophosphatase, with protein sequence MLASASKPRSILLDKAGISYQIMISDVDEESFKEDSVKSLIERLSLEKAKSVSSKLLNKEKGDNESMDVSVILGCDSLFELGGEVFGKPKNSLEAFERLKKMSSSIGYLHTGHCLLFTDSSACTQNEGNILFNGCIREVVSTQIEFGEISSEEIWRYINSGEPIKCAGSFNLEGMGGLFINRINGCYSNVIGLSLPWLRNNLKKIGLLKVCTQ
- a CDS encoding Npun_F0494 family protein, which translates into the protein MQQSIKNQIKRSERAIKCLNFKSKFYKDAQLSGISAEEVFEMKSDYLSTSLSSLSFKRPEKIESDFIWLITIGILRREVDGQGLTSKVRLTPLGREIIENFPHLADQKALLIERITECIFRKIRLK
- a CDS encoding cobyric acid synthase, giving the protein MILGTSSGAGKSLMTAAICRVLLRRGQEPVPFKGQNMSNNAWVDKNGGEMAYSQVVQAWASGIEPLSSMNPVLLKPKGNETSEVIHLGKSVGIAKAEKYYEDWFDLGWAAIKNGLKQLKDLNKNARFVLEGAGSPVEVNLQHRDLTNLRLAKLIKADCLLVADIERGGVFAQIIGTLSLLTPSERSLIKGIIINRFRGNLSLFNSGKKWLEINTGIPVLGIMPWLNEVFPPEDSLDLLERKNSKQFAEIEIAVLKLPSISNFSDLDPLESEESVNLKWLNLSQEIGAPDVLIIPGSKQTLKDLEHIKKSGMDKKIKEFTESNGSIFGICGGLQMLGRSLKDPMKIEGLNEESQSEVEGLNLLPIKTVFSNKKNLLQRKIKSLWPVKSEIEGFEIHHGNSSLIKNSDIECGNIFEDKKIGWFLNKKAGGSIAGTYIHGIFDNGIWRRAWINRLRKDKGLNDLITIKENYIVKRELIIDRLADQFEKHINTEILF